The Tautonia plasticadhaerens nucleotide sequence GCCCAGGCCCCGGCCCCCCATCTCGCCGACCGAGATCCGCTCGGCGTTCATCCCGGTCACGCTGCCGATGAACCCGGCATACGAGACGTTGACGAACGGGACGAGCCCCTCCGGCTCGGCCACGATCAGCACGGCGAACTCCTGGAGCCTCCAGTCGGTCCCGTAGTCCAGCACCCGGCCGTGCAGCAGGGCGCCGTCCTTCGTGGCCGACCCCGACAGGGCGAAGCCGGAGCAGTGGAACAGCTCGGGGATGAAGTTGCAGACGACGAGGTCCTCCAGGGGGACCCCCGAGCCGTCGGCCACCCCTTGCAACTCCTCGAAGTAGCGGTCGGGGACGAACTGCCGTTGTCCCTCGGCCACCGACCGGATCACCGCCTTCGGGTCGACCGTGAGGCCACCCAGTTCGATCTCCAGGTCGCCGGCCTTCTCGTCCAGCAGGAACCTGGTGAGGGTGCCGATCTCGTCCCGGAGCAGTCGGCCGTGCTGGTAGCCCATCTCGTAGGGCGAGCCGGAGACGTGCAGGACCCTCCGGCCGTCGATTTCTTCCAGGAAGCCGTCCCCGCACCGGGAGACCGTCCGGGGCTCCCCGCCGACGGCCATCGGGGCCGCCAACAGGACGATCGTCGCGGCGAGGCAGGCGGGGGCGAACCGGGGCATCGTCGGTCTCCTGTCGGGTGCGGTCGGGCCGTCGGCCCCCGCCAGAAAGTGTATCGCACCCGGGGGCCGATTCTTACGACCTACCGCTCGAAATCGCCCCGGAGGAGGCCGATCAGCGGAACTTGCTCCGGTAGATCATCGACAGGACGTACAGCCCGAGCACCGCCCAGCCCATCCCCAGCAGCAGCCCGAACCGCTCCGTCCAGGGGACCGGCCTCGGCCGCCTGCCCCCCCGCCGTCGAACCCGGGGCCGCCACCACCCCCCCGCGAGCAGCGCGACCGTCAGGTAGACCGCCATCAGCGGCGTCCCGTAGGCGAAGCAGATCTGCGGCGCCGAGGGGTCGACGATCGGCGGGTTGCGTCCCCGATTCACGGAGATCGAGCCGACGACGATCGGCGGCCAGAGCAGCCAGGCCGCCGTCCCCTGGGAGAACCAGATCACCTGGCCCGGCCCGAACCGGCGCCGGGGCCTCCGCCAACGCTCCCGGATCAGCAGCGGCACCCCGACGAACGAGGCCCCGCCGAGGACCCCGCCGGCGAGGACGAAGACCCATTCGTTCCATTCTTCGGCCCCGGGCCCGTCCAGCGGAATCATCACCGCCAGGCCGACGCCGACCCCGGCGATCAGCAGCATCATCGCCCCGATCGTCGGCCGGTTCTGCGCGTCGCCTCGCCCCGATTGGTCCCGATCGCCCACGGCTCGCCTCCTCCCCGGGACGTGGGAGCGATCGGGCCATGAGTCCTTCCCCAGGCGTGCCGCCCCCCCTGCCCTTGCTACGAGGATCGAGGGGGGGCCGTTGGGCGCCGATCAGGTCATCGGCAGTCGGGTTCGGGGGCCTCGGGAGGCGCCAGGGGGGACGGGGGTGCGATCACCTCGGTCCGGGTGTCCCGGCCGTCCTGGTCGATCCTGATCGACTGCCCCGATCGCTGCACGTTGACGCCACTGGGCAAGCGGAGG carries:
- a CDS encoding C45 family autoproteolytic acyltransferase/hydolase; translated protein: MPRFAPACLAATIVLLAAPMAVGGEPRTVSRCGDGFLEEIDGRRVLHVSGSPYEMGYQHGRLLRDEIGTLTRFLLDEKAGDLEIELGGLTVDPKAVIRSVAEGQRQFVPDRYFEELQGVADGSGVPLEDLVVCNFIPELFHCSGFALSGSATKDGALLHGRVLDYGTDWRLQEFAVLIVAEPEGLVPFVNVSYAGFIGSVTGMNAERISVGEMGGRGLGHWAGVPMAVLVRRALEEATSLDEAVAVFRDSPRTCEYYYVIADGEENRAVGMEASWHAFSTVAMGEAHPKLPRAVPDAVILSAGDRYEELVRRVRGGLGGFDPESALRLMDRPVAMDSNLHNALFEPGSTRFWVAHASPDGGPAASQPYHEYRLTALLGRAPDASAPEYEAPPTLASAGDGREAGGAR